Genomic window (Lutra lutra chromosome 17, mLutLut1.2, whole genome shotgun sequence):
agagtcaGGAATTCATTCACTCAGTCAATGAAAATGTGGACCCAGCTATGGGCCAAAAAATGCAGAAATACTCAAACACTGAACGGACACCTTAGTGAGAAAATGCCAACAGAGGAAGAtgggagaggaaaacagagggCATGACTGCATGCAGAGATTAGGGCTAGACTGTCAAGTGCTAAAGGGAAGGGCCCAGGGCCCACTTGGTCACCATAGTATTCCCAGAACCAACCAGGGTAGGCCTGTGCCCAGATCGGGGCTCCTCGCAGGAAATGTGGACCAGAAAGAACGTCCCAGAAGACACAACCCCAGAGAgattggaggggcagaggagggggtgcTGCGGATCCCCCTTGCCCGTCCTCTCACCTTGGTAGATGTCCTGGAGAGAACCAGCCCCACAGAATTCCATGCATATCCAGAACTTCTGAAGCCTTTAATTTCAAGAGTAGTAAGAACAACAGTCGTCACTGGTGGGTGAACCCTGGCTCACTGTCTGTCTCATTCCACCTCAACAAGAACTTTAATGTGACAGCGGTCATCCACCTCTCCTTGTCCACCAAAGAGAGATCATTCCACTTCCGTTTTATAGGTGGGtaagttgaggctcagagaggaaatGAATGTTCGGGGTCAACTGGACCAAAACCCAGGTCTTTTGACTCAACCCAGTAGGACTCCTAACTCTGCTAACGGATGGTAACCCAGAAGAAAGGCCAGATATCTTCCAAGTTGGGGGCGGTTCAGGGGGACAAAGGGACCCAGGGTATCAGGTCTGGGGGGACAGCGATTATTACTGGGGTATCTGGGATATTAATTTAGGGGTCTGGGGATTTAGGGAATTAGGGGAGCAGAGAATGGAACTGGGGGGCCTGAACGGCAGGATGATGAAAAATTAGTTTTAGGGGACTTGCTTTCAGGTTCGGTTACTATGAAGGGATTGCTtttggggatccctgctcagaaaCAGGAGTCCTGGACTGCAGATTGCATCAGAGAACACTCTGGTCAGAAAAGGGGGACTTCAGACTGGGGGGGAGCCAGTTTAAACTTCGAGTTTAAAATGGGAGTCCAGGACTGGAGGTCAGGAATGCGGGTTCTGGGCTGGGGGCGAGGCATGGCCCCAGGGCAGGTTTGAGGCTCATCACCAGAGATAACTCCCATGGTAGGCCACGATGTTGGCATGCCGGCAAGTTTTCAAGATGAGGATTTCCTTCTGAAGTGTGGAAACATCGTCGTCTGTATGgaggaacaggaaagaaaaggccGCTGCAGGGAGGGCCTATGGGGGAGGCATCCCGGTGTCCCAAGAGGAGGGGTCAGGGTTGGGGAGGGAGCGCCCGTGTCCTCACCAGGCTCCATCTTCACCATCTTCACTGCCACCAGGTCCCCCGTCACCTTGTCTCGAGCCTTGTGAAGGGGAAGTTGGCAGTCAGGCAGGCTCCATTCGCCTGAGTTCCAACTCAGCATCCCTGAGCCCCAGCCAAGGACTGGGATCCTCTCTCATCCCCTTCCCCTCTTGGGCCTCATCCCCAGGGCTCGCTGGTCTGAGGGTGATGGAGAAGGAGGGGTGTCCTCACCTTGAAGACTTCTCCATAGGTGCCGCCACCCAGCCGCTGCAGCAGGTCATAATGATCCCGGGGGTCCCTGTTAAAGATGTCGGGATCCACGAGGTCCATCCCTGGGAGCTGGAGCTGGGCCTGCGCCCAGGGGCCAGCAGGGCCTCAGGGCTCGAGTGtggcacctccctccctccccacacgtCCTGCACCCTGCACCCGCCTTGCCTCGCCTCCACCGGCTgtggcctcccccctccccactctcgcTTCCTGCCCCAGCACAGGGCTGTGCTGCCGGCTCCACCCCCTGTCCCCTGGGCCCTGAGAGCCTGTGAGGGGGAGCTTGCCTTGGGACCCAGGGGACCCCCCTCTTCCAcctccagggcccagggcagaATGTAAACCAGATGCAAACTATCTTGTgatctggggggaggagggagaagggcctGCCCTGGCACCCCCTACCGCGTCCTGGGCGGTGGCTAAAAACCACAGTTGAAACTCTGCTGAGTGTTTGAGGGTTTGGCCGCCGTCCGGAGATGGATGATAGGCCTGCCCAGGAGTGCCCATGCCCTGGACATGCCCGTTCcctagatacatacatacacttgGCCGTACCCACCAATGTACCCACTGTGCCAGACCAGTAGACGCGCACACGACTGGATACCCGTGTGCACACGTgctatgtgtgtgcacatacctCCACGGATATACCACATGCTGTGCATTCGCGTCTAAAGTGTGCAGAAGGGCACTCGCCTTCTCCCCCAAGACTGGAGGGGGCTGAGCGCCAGCAAGCAGGGTCCCGGAGCCCTTCAGCCCAGCCCGCCCGTGCCGGATAGAGCATCACAACCTTACGGGTCCCTAgccctggggttggggaggagtgTGGGGACGAGGACCCCAGAGCTCAGGATCCTGCTTCAGAAGCCGAGGCCTGGGGCAAAGGGGACCTCAAAGGACACTTCCCTAAGGAATCTGGCCAGGCCCAAGTTAAGGGATACTGCGCGCTCCCCAGCACGGTTTTGTGAGTTCACGACCGCGCGCAACACGAAGCCCCCacgctggtggggggggggtctcccagCCGCGGAGTTCGCACACACGTCCCCGAGGTGCTAGGACACGGTACGCGAGGCCCGGGAAAAGCTTCGCCCCGCCTCCTCGCCCCGAGCCGGCGCCTGCGTACTGGGCTAGATGAAGCCTTTTTTCACGCTGTGGGTCCGGGTTGTGGGGAGCGTATGCGCACGCGTCAACTGCGCCCGCCGGGAAGAAAGTCACGTGGCGGGCGCCGCAAGCGCggcgacgacgacgacgacgtaGTTTCCGTTTCCACCACCTCTTCCTCTTCCGGTCCTCGGGGACGCCGTACCGGCTGGCTCTTCGGCTCCGGCCCCGGCGTGGGAGGCGACGTTAGTCATGGCGATGTTTGAGCAGATGAGAGCTAACGTGGGCAAGTTGCTCAAGGGTATCGACAGGTCTGAGCCCGGTCGGAAGGAGGGTTTCTGGCCAAGCGGCGTGGTGAAGGGGATTTTCTAGAAAGCGCAAGGGGTGATTAGCATCCTGGACTTGCCCGGGAGTAGGTTTTCCCATTCTCCCTGGAGGGGGACGTGTGTAAGGAGACGGCACTGCAGGGACCTACGGACATGAAACAGCCCTGCCTACCTCGGAGTGCTCTCGCTTTTTAATTGCTTTAAGgtctttctctctgctgctcagcTTTCCCTCTCACAGCCCTTCAGTTTCCTGTGACACCGCTTCTCAGCCTCTCACAGTGTCCGTCAGTgccttttcatctctctctctctctctttttttttttttcctctcatgctGTTCATGGGACACATGTCACTGAAATTTATTCTGTCCGCTCTGGGCAGTACTGGGGACCAGAGGTGACCAGGACAGTCCCAGGCCATGCTTGCAGGGGGTTCCCAGTTCAGAGCCCAGACAAACCGGGCAGTAGACAGTGATAGCCTGAAGTAGtcagggctgggatgggggaAGCTAAGCAGGAAAGGATGGGACTAAACCAGTATGggggtctggggcagggaggaggggtgaggggcaaagaTGCCCAGGAGGCCAGGTGTACAGGTTACAATGACTGATTGGCTGAGAGGTGGCCGGATAGCCTAGAAAAATTCCAGGAATCTGATGGGGGGGGTGGTTCAGAACTTTGGTTTAGGTCTGTAACGTGGGTAAGCGTTATTAGAGGTTATAGAGCTGATTTAAGAGTAAGTGGCCAGTGCCAGAGTtctcccccagcagccctgcctcCATAAAGTGACTGGCCTCAGCTCCTTTTTCGTCTCTGTTCTCCTGTCTCAATTCTTCTATAGGTACAATCCTGAGAATCTGGCCACCCTGGAGCGGTACGTGGAGACGCAGGCGAAGGAGAATGCCTATGATCTGGAAGCCAACCTGGCTGTCCTGAAGCTGTGAgtgtctgcccccacccccacctccaggccaGCAGCCAGCCGGGGCAGGGGGGCACTCTCAACATTGGATGAGGCAGGATTGGGCTGGTCTTTGGGATGTGGCTTCTCTTGGTGTGCAAGGCCAGGAAGCCAAGGGAGTTGGGGCAGGagagatagtttttaaaaattaattaagggTTATATGTAGAGGTTGGTACAAAACACAAAATCCTAGTTAAATAAGTACAAATGAGAACCCATGTAAGCACCGCACTTACTACAAAATTGAGTGTTGTCAGGGCCTCAGGCCCCTTGACTTGTATCCTTTGTGCCAGTCACCTCACCTCCCACCCTTGTAACCACTTTAAGGCTCTCATGATCTGGTTTTATGTGAGTTTACCACACATGCGTGTGTCCTGAGGAGCTTGGTTCGGGTTTGCCTGTGTTGAACTTGACACAAACGTAGTCCTACAGCATGAGCGTTTTGGCATCTGGCGTCTTCCACTTTGCACCGGGTTTGTGAGATTGATCCATTTTTCCTGcggctgcaattttttttttaagtttttatttatttatttgacagagagagagaaatcacaagtagacaaagaggcaggcgggggggggggggcgcagggtccctgctgagcagagagcccgatgtggggctccatcccaggactcagatcacgACCTTGAGCCGAacgtagaggctcaacccactgagccacccaggcgccccctgcggCTGCAATTTATTGTCATTCTTGTGTAGGGCTTCCTGTGTGACTGACTAAACCACCCGTTCTCCTGTGGATGGAGACCTTTGCAttctatccccccccccccccccgtgccatATAGACATGCTGTCAGCTgtgtaatttttatatgttgtctCAGTTTGGAGGTTTATAAAATGGCGATAAGAACACTTGTGTTTGTGGGGTTGTTTAGATCGTTAGTGGCGTAATTGCTGTTTAGTGAGTGCTCATGGTGCGTTAGCTTCTGTGCTCTAAGTTTTGTAGGTGTTAAGTCAGATGCCGTATTGTCTTTTTGAAGTAGACAGGGTTGTTACTGTCTCTTCTTTTGAGAGGGGGTACCGATAACACAGAGAATTTCAAAGAGGTAGTCCAGGGTCACTTATGAGGccagagggaacccaagcagttTGGCTCCAGAGCCTCTACCACTGCTGCAGACTGTACTTCATATTCATTTGCTTGTGAACCACTTAACAGCATCTGGCTTACGGGGTGGCTGGGCGGATTAACTGTCCCCATCTGTGGAACAGGAAACTAGGTCAGGGAGGTTAAGATCACAGAGCAAGTGTGTTGTGATTGGGACTGGAGCCCAGGTATGTCCAACTCCTGAGCTCTGGGCCACAGCACTGGGCCTCAGGTACCTGAAGAGGCCGCTGAGGTtctgtctctttttccccttcccaggTACCAGTTCAACCCAGCCTTCTTTCAGACCACAGTCACTGCCCAGATCCTGCTGAAGGCCCTCACCAACCTGCCCCACACGGACTTCACACTGTGCAAGTGCATGATTGATCAGGCACACGTATCCTTCCAGTGTCCGGGTGGGGTGTGcgggggaagggctgggggcaAGGTAGATAAATTCCCCAGGTCAGCGGGCTGTGAATTCAGCTGCAAACTCAGAGTGCCTCCTCTGGGCTTGGTGCTGTGCTGGGTGGGACATTTGGGGGGCCAGGACAGGCTCCCAGAGCTCACCATGCAGTGGGGGACAGAGGTCCTCTTGTCAGTGATGGCCTATAGTCTGGGCTTGGGGTTCGGAGAGGCCAGAGGAGGCACCTCATCCTGTCTGGATGTAAGGGAGGGCTTGGAGGAGGGGACGTCCAAAAGATGAGCTAAATGGAGTGTTAAGGAAGGGTGATCTGGGCGGAGGTAAGGAGGTAAGAAGgcctggagaaaaaaagaagaggtcagTGGTCTttcagaggcaggagaggaagtTTGGTGCAGCCTCACCATGGATTGCAAAATGCAATCTGGTCAGACGGAGAAGGGCACCGGAAGCCATAGAAGACTTCAATCTCAGAGTGAGGGCGCCCGAATGGctgtcggttaagcgactgccttcagctcagtcctgatcctggagtcccaggattgcaCCCCAAGTCGGGCTCCTTGACAAGCTTGGCAGAGTCCCTCACCCATGCCCTGGCACTCACAGTCCCGATGCTGTCACACTTAACCTGCCCGTCACTTACGCAGTGAACCCGCCCTGCCAGGTGTGTCTGTGGGAGTGCCTGCCTTCTGAGATCAGCCCCCCTCCCTAGGCGTCTGTTTTGGGggctttcaaaaaaaagaagaaagtagatGTACGGTACGCTGTTAAAAGTACGAAAAGCATACAGTGGAAAGAGACAaggcttcctccttcccctgccccacagccACCCTATTCCCCTGCCACGGGGCAACACTTCTTTGCCATTCTTGGGTGCCTTTCTGGAGATACCCTAGAGACGAATGAGTACAGGCGTGTGTGttcacatacgtgtgtgtgtccccccaacacacacaccagtcCCCCACCCAGATGGTGGTCTCTTATGCGTGTTGGTCTGTGTCTTGCCTTTTCACATCCCAGTGTGTCTTGTCGCCTCTCCACGCCGGTTCTCTAAGAGTTGGCTCCTCCCAGAGTGTGGAAAGGCCAGTGTTTGGCTTCGTGGCTCTGTTGCTGGCTCGCCTGTTGTCTTAGCTGTGCTGCAGTGAATagaaggtgggcagggagaggtggcCTGGGGCTCAGTGGCAGCCCCCTGAAGCTCAGGGCTGTTTTCCCTTAACACATTCTTCTCTTAGCAAGAAGAACGGCCAATCCGACAAATTTTATACCTCGGAGACCTGCTGGAGACCTGCCACTTCCAGGCCTTCTGGGTAACTTGGCTTCGGGGCCAGGGTGGGCAGCTGGGCAGAGCTGAGCTGGGACAGGCGGCTGAAAGGAATAGCCGTGCCCATTTGCTGTCTGCTTGCATAACTGTGGGCGATCCGCTGCTCAGGGCTTTGCGAGGGTGACTGCACGGACTTGTCATCCTCGCGCTGAGCCAGGACGCCCACGTTGTCCCTTGTGCCC
Coding sequences:
- the EIF3K gene encoding eukaryotic translation initiation factor 3 subunit K isoform X2, whose product is MAMFEQMRANVGKLLKGIDRYNPENLATLERYVETQAKENAYDLEANLAVLKLYQFNPAFFQTTVTAQILLKALTNLPHTDFTLCKCMIDQAHQEERPIRQILYLGDLLETCHFQAFWQALDENMDLLEGITGFEDSVRKYSQLKVWMSKYGWSADESGQIFICSQEESIKPKNIVEKIDFDSVSSIMASSQ
- the EIF3K gene encoding eukaryotic translation initiation factor 3 subunit K isoform X1 yields the protein MAMFEQMRANVGKLLKGIDRYNPENLATLERYVETQAKENAYDLEANLAVLKLYQFNPAFFQTTVTAQILLKALTNLPHTDFTLCKCMIDQAHQEERPIRQILYLGDLLETCHFQAFWQALDENMDLLEGITGFEDSVRKFICHVVGITYQHIDRWLLAEMLGDLTDSQLKVWMSKYGWSADESGQIFICSQEESIKPKNIVEKIDFDSVSSIMASSQ